In one window of Catalinimonas alkaloidigena DNA:
- the hisF gene encoding imidazole glycerol phosphate synthase subunit HisF, with translation MLTKRIIPCLDVKDGKTVKGVNFVNLRDAGDPVELGARYAEEGADELVFLDITATVEKRRTLVELVRRVAKEINIPFTVGGGISTVEDVSALLHAGADKVSINSSAVRRPELINELAQEFGSQCVVVAIDTRYVDGEHIVHTHGGRTPTEKRTIPWAQEVEERGAGEILLTSMDTDGTKAGFALELTQEISRRLQIPVIASGGAGTMEHFKEVFQDGCADAALAASIFHFKEIEIPGLKEYLRRENIAVRL, from the coding sequence ATGCTGACTAAACGCATCATCCCCTGCCTGGATGTAAAAGATGGTAAGACTGTAAAGGGCGTCAATTTTGTTAACCTGCGTGATGCGGGCGACCCGGTCGAACTGGGCGCGCGCTATGCGGAAGAAGGCGCCGACGAATTGGTGTTTCTCGACATCACCGCGACGGTTGAAAAGCGACGTACCCTGGTAGAGCTGGTGCGTCGGGTGGCCAAAGAAATCAACATTCCTTTCACCGTAGGCGGGGGCATCAGCACCGTCGAAGACGTATCCGCCCTGTTGCACGCCGGTGCCGATAAAGTCTCGATCAACTCATCGGCCGTGCGCCGCCCCGAGTTGATCAACGAGCTGGCGCAAGAGTTTGGCTCTCAGTGTGTCGTCGTGGCCATCGACACCCGCTATGTCGACGGAGAGCACATCGTGCATACCCACGGCGGCCGGACGCCCACCGAAAAGCGGACCATTCCCTGGGCACAAGAAGTAGAAGAACGGGGCGCCGGCGAAATTCTGCTCACGTCGATGGATACCGACGGCACCAAGGCCGGATTTGCGCTGGAACTGACGCAGGAGATTTCCCGGCGGTTGCAGATTCCCGTCATTGCGTCGGGCGGGGCCGGTACGATGGAACATTTCAAAGAGGTTTTTCAGGACGGCTGCGCCGATGCCGCACTGGCCGCGAGTATTTTTCACTTCAAAGAAATTGAAATCCCAGGCCTCAAGGAGTACCTTCGCCGAGAAAACATTGCAGTACGCTTGTGA
- the hisIE gene encoding bifunctional phosphoribosyl-AMP cyclohydrolase/phosphoribosyl-ATP diphosphatase HisIE translates to MNIDFSKGDGLVPAVVQDATTHRVLMLGYMNQAALDQTQAEGKVTFWSRSKQRLWTKGETSGNFLQVRDIRADCDGDTLLIKADPVGPVCHTGADTCFDETNQSTGTAFLDYLKQVIRDRKHNPNEKSYTRSLFQKGINKVAQKVGEEAVELVIEAKDQNDDLFKGEAADLLFHFLVLLEAKEIDLNEVLAVLEARHRR, encoded by the coding sequence GTGAATATCGATTTTAGTAAAGGAGACGGACTGGTCCCCGCCGTTGTGCAAGATGCCACCACGCACCGGGTGCTGATGTTGGGTTATATGAACCAGGCCGCTCTGGACCAGACGCAGGCAGAAGGGAAGGTGACGTTCTGGAGCCGTTCCAAACAGCGCCTCTGGACCAAAGGCGAAACATCCGGCAACTTTTTGCAGGTGCGCGACATACGCGCCGATTGCGATGGCGATACCCTCCTGATCAAGGCCGATCCGGTCGGTCCGGTCTGCCATACCGGGGCCGACACCTGTTTTGACGAAACCAACCAGAGCACCGGCACGGCTTTTCTGGATTACCTCAAGCAGGTGATCCGCGACCGAAAACACAACCCGAACGAAAAGTCCTACACCCGTTCGCTGTTTCAGAAGGGCATCAACAAAGTAGCTCAGAAAGTGGGCGAAGAGGCGGTCGAGCTGGTGATTGAAGCAAAGGACCAGAACGACGATTTGTTCAAAGGCGAGGCGGCCGACCTGCTATTTCACTTTTTGGTCTTGCTGGAAGCAAAAGAGATAGATTTAAACGAAGTTTTGGCCGTGTTGGAGGCCCGACATCGTCGATAA